The Legionella cincinnatiensis genome includes a region encoding these proteins:
- a CDS encoding universal stress protein has protein sequence MPLKHPVIATDFSKYAEYALQRAISLAERHHISLHFVHVLPQPSVSFGPYSTREQQNDIRSLEKDTLDKLSSLIKKYSTNISVDLSVLAGRAADEIIQYTEQNQGNLIILGAHGQYYIDEHVLGTTSSDILGEGNTPVLLIKTEPSFSYSRILIATDFSKPSKKAIEFTFQCFPEARFQLLHVVDIFNSQQLNGDAVGTLKSKIDHDESKNIMAQLDHFLKECHVKQDQFEKKIMGGYLADTINLQSKNWKADLLAFGTQGHSKLHYLLMGSVAKRLLQLSNVDMLAVPPPA, from the coding sequence ATGCCACTAAAACATCCAGTAATTGCTACTGATTTTTCTAAATACGCCGAATATGCCTTACAAAGAGCTATATCTTTAGCTGAGCGACATCATATCTCTCTTCATTTTGTACACGTATTACCACAACCATCAGTAAGTTTTGGACCGTATTCAACCAGAGAACAACAAAACGATATTCGTTCATTAGAGAAAGATACGTTGGATAAGCTGTCTTCCCTTATTAAGAAATATTCTACCAATATTTCAGTTGATCTGTCAGTTCTTGCTGGAAGGGCAGCAGATGAAATCATTCAATATACAGAACAAAATCAAGGAAATTTAATCATTTTAGGAGCTCATGGACAGTATTATATTGATGAGCATGTGTTAGGAACCACATCGAGTGATATTTTAGGAGAAGGGAACACCCCTGTTTTGCTAATCAAAACGGAGCCCTCATTTTCCTATAGTAGAATACTTATTGCCACTGACTTTTCAAAACCCAGTAAAAAAGCCATTGAATTCACTTTTCAATGCTTTCCAGAAGCCAGATTTCAGCTGCTGCATGTTGTGGATATTTTTAATAGTCAGCAATTAAATGGTGATGCTGTTGGCACACTTAAATCAAAAATAGATCATGATGAATCAAAGAATATTATGGCTCAGCTAGACCATTTTTTAAAAGAGTGCCATGTTAAACAGGATCAATTTGAGAAAAAAATCATGGGTGGTTATTTGGCCGATACAATTAATCTGCAGTCAAAAAACTGGAAGGCAGATTTATTAGCTTTTGGGACACAAGGACATTCTAAACTACACTACTTGCTAATGGGAAGTGTGGCTAAACGATTATTACAGCTCAGCAATGTTGACATGTTGGCGGTGCCGCCGCCGGCATAA
- a CDS encoding universal stress protein — MILKNLLIASDFSKHADWALQRAIDLAKSNQAKIHFLHVITSPLSRIVPSSDMELLSEKKEIEEQILKKLKDNTYKPFTNAAVVWGRASEEIVRYSDENHCELIVVGAHGRYYINEYVLGTTSSSVISQSHVPVLLIKKEPDFAYNRIVIATDLTEASKETVQFTFNRFPKAIFQLLHIINIHNQQFFNPTDISEEFVDPKQPKTKSIFEKLDDFLNQCQVDKSKFEKKIMGGYYADCIIRQTQKWNADLLAFGTQSKSRLHYLLMGSVAKRILHLSTVDMLAIPPKTDFKHDHS, encoded by the coding sequence ATGATATTAAAAAATTTATTGATTGCCAGCGATTTCTCAAAACATGCCGATTGGGCTTTGCAGCGAGCCATTGATTTAGCAAAGTCAAACCAGGCAAAGATTCATTTCCTCCATGTCATAACATCGCCATTAAGTCGTATAGTGCCATCTTCAGATATGGAATTGCTGTCTGAAAAAAAAGAAATCGAAGAGCAGATTTTAAAAAAATTAAAAGATAATACCTATAAACCCTTTACCAACGCGGCAGTGGTATGGGGTAGAGCATCTGAGGAGATTGTCCGATATTCTGATGAAAATCATTGTGAACTAATTGTTGTTGGTGCCCATGGCCGTTATTATATTAATGAGTACGTTTTAGGTACCACTTCTAGCTCCGTTATTAGCCAAAGTCATGTTCCTGTGTTGCTGATAAAAAAAGAACCTGACTTTGCTTACAATCGGATAGTGATAGCAACAGATCTTACAGAAGCAAGCAAAGAGACGGTACAATTTACGTTTAACCGTTTTCCCAAGGCTATTTTTCAGTTGTTACATATCATTAATATTCATAACCAACAATTCTTCAATCCAACCGACATAAGTGAAGAATTTGTAGACCCCAAACAGCCTAAAACAAAAAGTATTTTTGAAAAACTGGATGATTTTCTAAATCAATGCCAGGTCGATAAAAGCAAGTTCGAAAAAAAAATTATGGGTGGCTACTATGCTGATTGTATTATTAGACAAACCCAAAAATGGAATGCTGATTTGTTGGCATTTGGGACACAGAGTAAATCGAGATTACATTACTTACTTATGGGGAGTGTTGCAAAACGAATTCTCCATCTTAGTACTGTGGATATGCTTGCTATACCTCCAAAAACTGATTTTAAACACGATCATTCATGA
- a CDS encoding universal stress protein: MKQFHNILFVSNGIDEETNALGHAIRLAADNNANLDILITCPPFPRSLDEYKSSYETFLIEKMHRTINSAKSSLSPNKKKPSIQIEIEYGNTPDIRIIQRVLRHSYDLVVKAAEKNGNKKGFRALDMALLRQCPCALFLHRPISSDETIHIAVAIDPKDEEVSGHDLAINLLRLSHALSIHYKSRLSVITCWELVLEDYLRCSVLIDIPPPELDEMVMKESRSHYSALGALIHESGIKDQPTIYHLKGRPTELIPSCIKENKIDILVMGTVARTGISGFIIGNTAENILQKIDCSLWALKPQGFVSPVRAY, from the coding sequence ATGAAGCAATTTCATAATATTCTGTTTGTAAGTAACGGAATTGACGAAGAAACAAATGCCTTAGGACATGCTATAAGATTGGCAGCTGATAATAACGCAAATCTTGATATTTTGATAACATGTCCTCCCTTCCCTCGTAGTCTTGATGAATATAAAAGCTCGTATGAGACTTTTCTTATAGAAAAAATGCATCGGACCATTAACTCTGCGAAAAGCTCTTTATCTCCTAATAAGAAAAAACCATCAATACAAATAGAAATCGAGTATGGAAATACACCTGATATTCGTATCATTCAGCGCGTACTTCGTCACTCCTACGATCTTGTAGTGAAAGCAGCAGAAAAAAATGGGAATAAAAAAGGATTTAGAGCATTAGATATGGCTCTATTACGCCAGTGCCCTTGCGCTTTGTTTCTTCATCGTCCGATAAGCTCTGATGAAACCATTCATATCGCTGTTGCTATCGATCCCAAAGATGAAGAAGTTTCAGGCCATGATCTCGCTATTAACCTTTTAAGGTTATCCCATGCTCTTTCAATTCATTATAAGAGTCGATTAAGTGTTATTACTTGCTGGGAATTGGTTTTGGAAGATTATCTGCGCTGTAGCGTTCTTATTGATATTCCCCCACCAGAGCTGGATGAAATGGTTATGAAAGAGAGTCGCTCGCATTATAGTGCCTTAGGTGCACTGATTCATGAATCGGGCATAAAAGATCAACCAACCATATATCACCTGAAAGGGCGTCCTACAGAACTTATCCCTTCGTGCATCAAGGAGAATAAAATTGACATTTTAGTAATGGGGACAGTAGCACGAACAGGAATATCTGGTTTTATTATTGGTAATACAGCCGAAAATATTCTGCAAAAAATCGATTGTTCGCTTTGGGCACTTAAACCACAGGGTTTTGTATCACCTGTAAGGGCTTATTGA
- a CDS encoding cation:proton antiporter — MHHSLPLITTIAMGFALALILGLMAARLKISPLVGYLLAGVVIGPFTPGLMADISIAQELAEIGVMLLMFGVGLHFSLSDLMRVRKIAIPGALVQIIAATLLGGSVAILWGWNYGSALIFGLSLSVASTVVLLRALEERGALESINGHIAVGWLLVEDLAMVIVLVLLPPLTHWQGDNSSVGVHNKPLWFVFGLTLLKVSTFIAFMLLLGRRYFPKLLWLVARTGSRELFTLCVITAAISIAYVASKLFGVSFALGAFFAGMIMRESSFSHRAAEESLPLRDAFAVLFFVSVGMLFNPTVLVEQPLQILMVVGIIVIGKSIAAFILVLAFRYPLQSALIVSASLAQIGEFSFILAELGIRLGMLPEKGQSFILAGALISIAINPLIFKLINPVHAWIKSYPRLLHFFEHTHDSLAELPISTKDEYLAGQVVLVGYGRVGKHVAHLLSEKNIPYVVVEENRELIASLRATGLPAVYGDASEPSVLIQSHIVHASMLMIVISDAVHLRKMIQYAYQLNSEIEIVVRTHDEEEAALLQKEIPGKVFFAEGEIAKSMGEYALRRYGKS; from the coding sequence TTGCATCATTCGCTCCCCCTGATTACCACCATCGCGATGGGATTTGCTTTAGCATTAATCTTAGGCTTAATGGCTGCACGCCTTAAGATTTCTCCACTAGTTGGTTATTTATTAGCTGGTGTTGTTATTGGACCATTTACTCCTGGATTAATGGCAGACATCAGCATTGCCCAGGAGCTTGCCGAAATTGGAGTCATGCTGCTGATGTTTGGTGTAGGATTACATTTTTCATTGTCCGATTTGATGCGAGTTCGCAAAATTGCTATCCCTGGAGCGCTAGTTCAAATCATTGCAGCAACCTTACTTGGAGGTAGTGTTGCAATCCTATGGGGTTGGAATTATGGCAGTGCTCTAATTTTTGGACTTTCTCTATCCGTAGCCAGTACCGTTGTATTATTGAGGGCTCTTGAAGAACGAGGCGCACTTGAGTCGATTAATGGCCACATTGCTGTGGGCTGGCTTCTAGTCGAAGACTTGGCTATGGTTATTGTGCTGGTGTTACTCCCACCACTGACACATTGGCAGGGTGACAACTCCTCCGTTGGCGTTCATAACAAGCCTCTATGGTTTGTTTTTGGTCTAACACTCCTTAAGGTATCAACATTCATTGCGTTCATGCTCTTACTCGGCCGACGATATTTTCCTAAGTTACTTTGGCTTGTTGCACGAACCGGCTCACGTGAATTATTTACTTTATGTGTGATTACTGCAGCAATTAGCATTGCCTACGTGGCGTCTAAATTATTTGGCGTTTCATTTGCATTAGGCGCATTTTTTGCTGGTATGATCATGCGAGAGTCTTCGTTTAGCCATCGTGCTGCTGAAGAATCCTTGCCACTTAGAGATGCGTTTGCTGTATTGTTTTTTGTTTCAGTCGGTATGTTGTTTAATCCCACTGTTTTGGTTGAACAACCCTTACAAATTTTAATGGTGGTTGGTATTATCGTTATCGGCAAGTCAATTGCAGCATTTATACTAGTTCTTGCTTTTCGCTACCCATTACAATCCGCATTAATCGTATCAGCAAGTCTGGCACAAATTGGTGAATTTTCATTCATCCTTGCTGAGCTAGGGATTCGCTTAGGAATGCTTCCTGAAAAAGGTCAAAGTTTTATTCTGGCTGGTGCACTGATATCCATAGCGATTAACCCTCTTATATTTAAATTAATAAATCCTGTACATGCGTGGATAAAGTCTTACCCTCGATTACTTCATTTTTTTGAACACACTCATGATTCTTTGGCTGAATTACCGATATCCACAAAAGATGAGTATCTTGCAGGGCAAGTGGTTTTAGTGGGTTATGGACGTGTTGGGAAACACGTTGCTCACTTGCTCTCTGAAAAAAACATTCCTTATGTTGTAGTTGAGGAAAACAGAGAATTAATCGCAAGTCTTCGGGCTACCGGGTTACCTGCGGTGTACGGTGATGCATCCGAGCCTTCCGTGCTGATTCAAAGTCATATTGTTCACGCCAGTATGCTTATGATTGTTATATCAGATGCTGTCCACCTAAGAAAAATGATTCAATATGCTTATCAACTTAATTCAGAAATAGAAATTGTTGTCCGTACACATGATGAAGAAGAAGCTGCGTTATTACAGAAAGAAATTCCCGGCAAAGTATTTTTTGCTGAGGGAGAAATCGCTAAAAGTATGGGAGAATATGCCTTAAGACGATATGGAAAATCATGA